The following proteins are encoded in a genomic region of Streptococcus cristatus AS 1.3089:
- a CDS encoding LTA synthase family protein: MKFLVNYYKQISYLLISFLVLDTIAVATLFLFQVNKSLDNYASLGLVFLVLIAVLFGVGQIVAQLFNRKLLVWSFLVYGIYALFSYLLTVTQHVNDFDFKAENIFSNHFVEVNGLPYLLLIFLFAYLINRFSSLQKYHSRSFLTVDEFNSGFLETLFLSQSFLLLSLTDSKMTAIFQQQSLLMTYLTDSGFEISQDSIFKLIGVIILLFFLFSLPSFLAVKGLIDISRNKGSLSVAVLCSAAFSVIFNYTIQNSIRADVSVLELHLFTGASLFQIAVFFTLFIFIYLAFNQIFLPTIIILAIGISSTIASSLKFQYRQEPILPSDISWLKDPKLLFDFLGGNYGIYAIASVVAIGLFYWFFRRKILPGKIIAMVKIQLISLVIPIVFFLGVLQIFSSKENGKVADNIPVVSILNNYHDLTWFGNTVNSQMRSVSFVWFTQLSDKPMIQPTGYSKEKIQELEKKYGALADSINQERKQKIEEQTVIYVLSESFSDPARISGVSMSQNPIPNIQEIMSKTTSGLMQSDGYGGGTANMEFQTLTGLPFYNLSPSVSVIYTEVVPKMNKLPAISDFYTSQNRTVIHLASPSNYSRDIIYKDLGYDTFIHYGTQGLQGDHIGGNYSDKTTYNQVLDRLKTDQSQFFSVMTMQNHMPWTEVNPIYMSASYPGFTEAGNKSLSSYVRMLYHTDNATKEFLDKLSKIDKKITVVFYGDHLPGLYPQSAFKDHPENQYLTDYFIWSNYETPKLNYPLVNSSDFSALLLEQTNSKVSPYYALLTEVLHKASVDKKALDSSAQEIADDLRLIEYDMVGGKGYLSKDFFAIPAKIKNRIGLPILFYIILC, from the coding sequence ATGAAATTTTTAGTCAATTATTATAAGCAGATTTCCTATTTGCTTATCAGTTTTTTAGTTTTGGATACCATAGCTGTTGCGACTTTATTCTTGTTTCAAGTAAATAAGAGTTTAGACAATTATGCCAGCCTCGGTTTGGTTTTTCTTGTTTTAATAGCGGTTTTATTTGGTGTAGGTCAGATTGTTGCCCAACTGTTTAATAGAAAATTATTAGTTTGGTCTTTTCTCGTTTATGGAATCTACGCCCTGTTTTCTTATTTGCTGACTGTGACGCAGCATGTGAATGATTTTGATTTTAAAGCAGAGAATATTTTTAGTAATCACTTTGTAGAAGTTAACGGTTTACCTTACTTACTGCTAATATTTTTATTTGCTTATCTCATTAACCGCTTTTCTTCTCTTCAAAAATATCATTCCCGAAGCTTTCTGACTGTTGATGAATTCAATAGCGGTTTTCTAGAGACACTGTTCTTGTCCCAGTCTTTTCTTCTCTTATCGTTAACAGATAGTAAGATGACCGCTATTTTTCAGCAACAGAGTTTGTTAATGACTTATCTTACAGATAGCGGATTTGAAATTTCTCAAGATTCTATTTTTAAGTTAATTGGTGTTATTATTTTACTCTTTTTCCTATTTTCGCTTCCTAGCTTTTTAGCGGTAAAGGGATTGATAGATATTTCGAGAAATAAAGGAAGCCTTTCAGTTGCAGTCTTATGCAGCGCAGCTTTTTCTGTCATCTTCAACTATACTATTCAAAATAGTATTCGAGCGGATGTTTCTGTTTTAGAACTTCATTTATTTACTGGGGCAAGTCTCTTTCAGATAGCAGTCTTTTTTACACTATTTATTTTTATCTATCTTGCTTTTAATCAAATTTTTCTACCCACAATTATCATATTGGCAATAGGCATTAGTTCCACCATTGCCAGCAGTTTGAAATTTCAATATCGACAAGAACCAATTTTGCCAAGTGATATCAGTTGGCTAAAAGATCCTAAGCTTTTATTTGATTTTCTTGGTGGTAATTATGGAATCTATGCGATTGCTAGTGTGGTAGCTATTGGTCTTTTCTATTGGTTTTTCCGTAGGAAAATTTTACCTGGAAAAATAATCGCCATGGTAAAAATTCAACTTATTTCACTGGTTATTCCTATTGTTTTTTTCTTAGGTGTTTTACAGATATTCTCTTCGAAAGAGAATGGTAAAGTTGCCGATAATATTCCAGTTGTGTCTATTTTGAATAATTACCATGATTTGACTTGGTTTGGAAATACAGTAAATTCGCAAATGCGGTCGGTCTCGTTTGTTTGGTTTACTCAATTATCTGATAAGCCTATGATTCAGCCAACGGGATATTCTAAAGAAAAAATTCAAGAATTAGAAAAGAAATATGGAGCACTAGCTGATTCTATCAATCAGGAACGTAAGCAGAAAATAGAAGAACAGACGGTCATTTATGTTCTTAGTGAGAGCTTCTCTGATCCAGCACGGATTTCTGGTGTATCTATGTCACAAAATCCTATTCCTAATATTCAGGAAATCATGTCTAAGACTACCAGTGGGTTGATGCAATCAGATGGCTATGGCGGTGGAACTGCGAATATGGAGTTCCAAACGCTGACTGGCTTACCGTTTTATAACCTATCGCCTTCTGTCTCAGTCATTTATACGGAAGTTGTACCAAAGATGAACAAACTTCCGGCTATCAGTGATTTTTACACTTCTCAAAATCGTACCGTGATTCATTTGGCCTCACCAAGTAATTATTCCAGAGACATCATTTATAAAGATCTGGGCTATGATACCTTTATTCATTATGGAACTCAAGGGTTGCAGGGAGATCATATTGGTGGAAACTATAGTGATAAAACGACCTATAATCAAGTCTTAGATCGCCTAAAAACAGACCAAAGTCAATTTTTCTCAGTTATGACGATGCAAAATCATATGCCTTGGACGGAAGTCAATCCGATTTATATGTCTGCTAGTTATCCAGGTTTCACGGAGGCAGGAAACAAATCCTTATCCAGCTATGTAAGGATGCTCTACCACACAGACAATGCGACCAAGGAGTTTCTAGACAAGCTTTCTAAAATTGATAAAAAAATAACAGTAGTCTTTTATGGTGACCACTTGCCGGGTCTGTATCCTCAGTCAGCATTTAAGGATCATCCTGAAAATCAATATTTGACCGATTACTTTATCTGGAGCAATTATGAGACACCTAAGTTGAACTATCCTTTGGTCAATTCTAGTGATTTTTCAGCCTTGCTACTTGAGCAGACCAATTCGAAAGTATCTCCTTACTACGCTTTATTGACGGAGGTTCTCCATAAGGCTAGTGTGGACAAGAAGGCACTGGATTCATCAGCTCAGGAAATTGCAGATGATTTGAGATTGATCGAATATGATATGGTTGGTGGTAAAGGCTATCTTTCGAAGGATTTCTTTGCTATACCAGCAAAAATAAAAAATAGAATAGGTTTACCAATTCTATTTTATATTATTTTATGCTAA
- a CDS encoding ferredoxin encodes MKVTLIPERCIACGLCQTYSDLFDYHDNGIVKFYQDDQLLEKEVASQPEILEAIKNCPTRALLKD; translated from the coding sequence ATGAAAGTTACACTCATTCCCGAACGTTGCATTGCTTGCGGACTCTGCCAGACCTACTCAGATCTATTTGATTATCACGATAATGGCATTGTCAAATTTTATCAAGACGACCAGCTCTTAGAAAAAGAGGTTGCTAGTCAGCCTGAAATCCTCGAAGCTATTAAAAACTGTCCAACCCGAGCCCTACTAAAAGATTAA
- a CDS encoding SAG1386/EF1546 family surface-associated protein, protein MEKEPWEADVYDNGAEKLNRRKKSQASQVDRWLTILAAVFLVMVIAMALFFAYLSTGGSNKKTVMDGFYGTSNAAATSSSSAEQPAPSEQPSESEETPTQSSEGTLTVQPGEGEAAIAARAGISIAKLEQLNPSHMSTGSWYANPGDIVKIQ, encoded by the coding sequence ATGGAAAAAGAACCATGGGAAGCAGATGTATATGATAATGGAGCAGAGAAATTGAATCGCAGAAAGAAAAGTCAGGCGAGTCAAGTTGATCGCTGGCTGACAATATTAGCAGCTGTTTTTCTAGTGATGGTCATTGCTATGGCACTATTTTTCGCTTATCTATCTACTGGTGGAAGTAATAAAAAGACCGTTATGGATGGATTTTATGGCACTTCTAACGCAGCAGCAACTTCAAGTAGCAGTGCGGAGCAACCAGCTCCATCAGAGCAACCAAGTGAATCAGAAGAAACGCCAACTCAGTCTTCAGAAGGTACTTTGACTGTTCAGCCTGGTGAAGGAGAAGCTGCGATTGCGGCGCGTGCAGGTATCTCTATTGCAAAATTAGAGCAGCTAAATCCATCGCACATGTCTACTGGTTCTTGGTATGCCAACCCAGGTGATATTGTTAAGATTCAGTAG
- the cmk gene encoding (d)CMP kinase — protein MKQIQIAIDGPASSGKSTVAKIIAKDFNYTYLDTGAMYRAATYLALQNHLTENDVDEIVALLETYSISFGRSESGEQLVFVGDVDVTHPIRENEVTNNVSWVSAIPQVREKLVALQQLIATQGGIVMDGRDIGTVVLPNAELKIFLVASVEERAERRYKENLEKGIPADLETLKKEIAERDYKDSHREVSPLKPAADAIHFDTTGIGIAEVVKFIEENAKKIIDK, from the coding sequence ATGAAACAGATTCAGATTGCGATTGATGGACCTGCTTCAAGTGGAAAATCCACTGTTGCAAAGATTATTGCCAAAGATTTTAATTATACCTATTTGGATACGGGTGCCATGTACCGTGCAGCCACTTACCTAGCTTTACAAAATCATTTGACTGAAAATGATGTAGATGAGATCGTAGCCTTGCTCGAGACTTATTCGATTAGTTTTGGTCGTTCTGAGAGTGGTGAGCAGTTGGTGTTTGTGGGGGATGTTGATGTCACCCATCCGATTCGAGAAAATGAAGTGACAAACAATGTCTCTTGGGTTTCTGCTATTCCGCAGGTTCGGGAAAAATTAGTGGCCCTTCAGCAGTTGATTGCTACACAAGGCGGTATCGTTATGGATGGCCGTGATATTGGAACGGTTGTCTTACCAAATGCGGAACTGAAAATTTTTCTAGTGGCTTCGGTTGAGGAAAGAGCAGAGCGCCGCTACAAGGAAAATCTTGAAAAAGGGATTCCGGCTGATTTGGAAACGCTCAAAAAGGAAATAGCGGAGCGGGATTACAAGGATAGTCATCGCGAAGTATCACCTTTGAAACCAGCGGCTGATGCCATCCATTTTGATACGACAGGTATTGGAATTGCAGAAGTTGTCAAATTTATTGAAGAAAATGCAAAAAAAATCATTGACAAATAA
- the infC gene encoding translation initiation factor IF-3, translated as MKTIAKQDLFINDEIRVREVRLIGLDGEQLGIKPLSEAQSLADEANVDLVLIQPQAKPPVAKIMDYGKFKFEYQKKQKEQRKKQSVVTVKEVRLSPTIDKGDFDTKLRNARKFLEKGNKVKVSIRFKGRMITHKEIGAKVLADFAEATQDVAIIEQKPKMDGRQMFMQMAPISDKK; from the coding sequence GTGAAAACCATAGCAAAACAAGACTTATTCATCAATGATGAAATTCGTGTGCGTGAAGTTCGGTTGATCGGTCTTGACGGCGAACAATTAGGTATTAAACCGCTTAGCGAAGCGCAATCTCTTGCGGATGAAGCGAATGTCGATTTGGTCCTGATTCAGCCACAAGCTAAACCACCTGTTGCGAAAATTATGGACTATGGCAAGTTCAAGTTTGAGTATCAGAAAAAGCAGAAAGAACAACGTAAAAAACAAAGCGTTGTCACTGTGAAAGAAGTACGTCTCAGTCCTACCATTGATAAAGGGGACTTTGATACAAAACTTCGTAACGCACGCAAGTTCCTTGAAAAAGGAAATAAAGTTAAGGTATCCATTCGCTTTAAAGGCCGGATGATTACCCACAAAGAAATCGGGGCTAAGGTCTTGGCAGACTTTGCTGAAGCAACTCAAGATGTTGCAATCATTGAGCAAAAGCCTAAGATGGATGGACGTCAAATGTTCATGCAAATGGCACCGATTAGTGACAAAAAATAA
- the rpmI gene encoding 50S ribosomal protein L35, translated as MPKQKTHRASAKRFKRTGSGGLKRFRAYTSHRFHGKTKKQRRHLRKASMVSAGDFKRIKAMLTGLK; from the coding sequence ATGCCAAAACAAAAAACACACCGCGCATCAGCTAAACGTTTCAAACGTACAGGTTCTGGTGGCTTGAAGCGTTTCCGTGCTTACACTTCTCACCGTTTCCACGGAAAAACTAAGAAACAACGTCGTCATCTTCGTAAAGCATCAATGGTTTCTGCAGGAGATTTCAAACGTATCAAAGCAATGCTTACAGGTCTTAAATAA
- the rplT gene encoding 50S ribosomal protein L20, whose product MARVKGGVVSRKRRKRILKLAKGYYGAKHILFRTAKEQVMNSYYYAYRDRRQKKRDFRKLWITRINAAARLNGLSYSQLMHGLKLAEIEVNRKMLADLAVNDAAAFTALADAAKAKLAK is encoded by the coding sequence ATGGCACGTGTTAAAGGTGGCGTTGTATCACGCAAACGTCGTAAACGTATTTTAAAATTAGCTAAAGGTTACTATGGAGCAAAACACATCTTGTTCCGTACTGCAAAAGAGCAAGTAATGAACTCTTACTACTATGCATACCGTGACCGTCGTCAGAAAAAACGTGACTTCCGCAAATTGTGGATCACTCGTATCAACGCGGCAGCTCGTTTGAACGGACTTTCATACTCACAATTGATGCATGGTTTGAAATTAGCTGAGATCGAAGTAAACCGTAAAATGTTAGCTGACTTGGCTGTTAACGATGCAGCAGCTTTCACAGCTCTTGCAGATGCAGCGAAAGCTAAACTTGCTAAATAA
- a CDS encoding deoxycytidylate deaminase produces the protein MISNRLAWDEYFAAQALLIANRSTCKRAKVGAVLVKDNKVISTGYNGSVSGTEHCIDHECLVIDGHCVRTLHAEVNAILQGAERGVPKGFTAYVTHFPCLNCTKQLLQVGCKRVVYINQYRIDDYAQYLYQEKEVELVHLPLDDVKKAIAQTDLV, from the coding sequence ATGATATCAAATCGGTTAGCTTGGGATGAATATTTTGCAGCACAGGCTCTTTTGATTGCCAATCGTTCGACCTGCAAACGCGCCAAGGTCGGAGCGGTCTTAGTCAAGGATAATAAGGTCATATCGACCGGCTACAATGGCTCTGTTTCAGGAACGGAGCACTGTATTGATCATGAGTGTTTGGTCATTGATGGTCATTGTGTACGGACCTTGCATGCGGAGGTCAATGCTATCTTGCAAGGAGCGGAGCGAGGCGTGCCTAAAGGCTTTACGGCTTATGTGACCCATTTTCCCTGTCTCAACTGTACCAAGCAACTGCTTCAGGTCGGCTGCAAACGCGTAGTCTACATCAACCAATATCGTATAGATGACTATGCCCAGTACCTCTACCAGGAAAAAGAAGTGGAACTGGTTCATTTACCGCTGGATGATGTCAAGAAGGCCATCGCTCAGACGGATTTGGTTTAG
- a CDS encoding tetratricopeptide repeat protein, whose translation MNDKLAAAWQYFFEGQLNKAEELEQQLEKDSFSRWNLRAYLAVERQDYQNAFANLEAYLNQAQKESDRENEHIAYHQLGYVARSAGDFCQALEWIEKEAAFLAKYFPDDHYRQSVNLYELGYLNLKLGRLTQAQDFMQKSHIYSMESDDVVNHACSCRGLGEIAQALGNLQAARTNFVAAIRLFDQAGDAIGKAEVEELLASCP comes from the coding sequence ATGAATGATAAATTGGCAGCCGCTTGGCAATATTTCTTTGAAGGACAGTTAAACAAGGCCGAAGAACTAGAGCAGCAGCTGGAAAAAGATTCCTTTAGCCGCTGGAATTTACGGGCCTATCTAGCTGTAGAAAGGCAAGATTATCAGAACGCTTTTGCAAATTTAGAGGCTTATCTGAATCAGGCTCAGAAAGAAAGTGATAGAGAAAATGAGCATATCGCTTATCATCAGCTAGGTTATGTTGCTAGATCTGCGGGAGATTTTTGTCAAGCTTTAGAGTGGATTGAAAAAGAAGCTGCTTTCCTAGCGAAGTATTTCCCAGATGACCATTATCGTCAATCAGTTAATCTCTATGAGCTAGGCTATCTAAATCTTAAATTAGGCCGATTGACTCAAGCTCAGGATTTTATGCAAAAGTCACATATCTATTCTATGGAGTCAGATGATGTGGTAAATCATGCATGTAGTTGCCGAGGCTTGGGTGAAATTGCTCAAGCTTTGGGAAATCTACAAGCAGCAAGAACCAACTTTGTGGCTGCTATCAGACTTTTTGACCAAGCTGGTGATGCTATCGGTAAGGCGGAAGTTGAAGAGTTGTTAGCAAGCTGCCCTTAG
- the metK gene encoding methionine adenosyltransferase: MSERKLFTSESVSEGHPDKIADQISDAILDAVLSQDPDAHVAAETAVYTGSVHVFGEISTTAYVDINRVVRDTIAEIGYTNTDYGFSAETVGVHPSLVEQSPDIAQGVNEAFEVRGNAQKDPLDLIGAGDQGLMFGFAVDETPELMPLPISLSHKLVRRLAELRKSGELSYLRPDAKSQVTVEYDENDRPVRVDTVVISTQHDPEVSNEQTHQDVIQKVIAQVIPSEYLDGQTKVFINPTGRFVIGGPQGDSGLTGRKIIVDTYGGYSRHGGGAFSGKDATKVDRSASYAARYIAKNIVAAGLAKKVEVQLAYAIGVAHPVSVRIDTFGTGLVSESRLQNAVRQIFDLRPAGIIQMLDLKRPIYRQTAAYGHMGRTDIDLPWERTDKVTALQAALQ, from the coding sequence ATGTCAGAACGTAAACTTTTCACGTCTGAATCTGTATCGGAGGGACATCCTGATAAGATTGCAGACCAAATTTCCGATGCTATTTTGGATGCTGTCTTGAGTCAGGATCCAGATGCCCATGTGGCTGCTGAGACAGCAGTTTATACAGGCTCGGTTCATGTTTTTGGTGAAATTTCGACCACAGCTTATGTAGATATAAACCGTGTGGTTCGTGATACCATTGCAGAGATTGGCTACACCAATACAGATTATGGCTTTTCTGCAGAGACAGTTGGCGTCCATCCATCTTTGGTGGAACAGTCACCAGATATTGCTCAAGGGGTCAATGAAGCATTTGAGGTTCGGGGAAATGCTCAAAAGGATCCGCTGGATTTGATTGGGGCGGGTGACCAAGGCCTTATGTTTGGCTTTGCGGTGGATGAAACGCCAGAGCTCATGCCATTGCCTATTTCTCTGAGTCACAAGCTGGTGCGTCGTTTGGCAGAACTGCGCAAATCAGGTGAATTGTCTTATCTACGACCAGATGCCAAATCTCAGGTTACGGTCGAATATGATGAAAATGACCGTCCAGTGCGTGTGGATACAGTAGTTATTTCTACCCAGCATGATCCTGAAGTCAGCAATGAACAGACTCATCAGGATGTTATCCAAAAGGTCATTGCTCAAGTGATTCCAAGCGAATACTTGGATGGTCAGACCAAAGTCTTTATCAATCCTACTGGCCGCTTTGTTATCGGTGGTCCACAAGGAGACTCTGGTTTGACAGGGCGTAAGATTATTGTGGATACCTATGGTGGCTATTCTCGCCACGGCGGTGGTGCCTTCTCTGGTAAGGATGCAACCAAGGTCGATCGCTCTGCCTCTTACGCGGCTCGTTATATCGCTAAAAATATCGTAGCTGCTGGTTTGGCTAAAAAAGTAGAAGTTCAGTTGGCCTATGCCATTGGGGTTGCTCATCCAGTTTCCGTTCGCATTGATACTTTTGGAACTGGCTTGGTTTCTGAAAGCAGACTTCAGAACGCTGTCCGTCAGATCTTTGATTTGCGTCCGGCAGGTATTATCCAAATGTTGGATTTAAAACGACCGATCTATCGTCAAACGGCTGCTTACGGTCATATGGGTCGAACAGACATCGATCTTCCTTGGGAACGCACAGACAAGGTAACTGCGCTCCAAGCGGCTTTGCAATAA
- a CDS encoding UDP-N-acetylglucosamine 1-carboxyvinyltransferase, with protein MKKIVINGGRPLKGEVTINGAKNSVVALIPAIILADNIVTLDGVPAISDVDSLIEIMEIMGAIVKRSGDCLEVDPRNIKNMPMPSGKINSLRASYYFYGSLLGRFGEATVGLPGGCDLGPRPIDLHLKAFEAMGAHMTMEGNYMKLSTDGKRLAGASIYMDTVSVGATINTMLAAVKAEGRTVIENAAREPEIIDVATLLNNMGAHIRGAGTDIITIEGVDSLHGTRHQVIPDRIEAGTYISLAAAIGQGVQINNVLYEHLESFIAKLEEMGVRMTISEDSIFVEGQKDLKAINIKTSPYPGFATDLQQPITPLLLTAHGHGKIVDTIYEKRVNHVAELAKMAGKISTASNQIVYEGPNQLQGASVKATDLRAGAALVIAGLMAQGRTEITNIEFILRGYSNIIEKLRSLGADIQLIEE; from the coding sequence ATGAAAAAAATTGTAATTAATGGTGGTCGCCCTTTAAAAGGAGAGGTGACTATTAATGGTGCTAAAAATAGTGTTGTGGCCCTTATCCCAGCTATTATTTTAGCTGATAATATTGTTACTTTAGATGGTGTACCGGCGATTTCGGATGTGGATAGCCTCATCGAAATCATGGAAATCATGGGAGCGATTGTCAAGCGGTCTGGCGATTGCTTAGAAGTTGATCCTAGAAACATTAAGAATATGCCGATGCCATCTGGTAAAATCAATAGTTTACGGGCGTCTTACTATTTCTATGGAAGTTTACTAGGGCGTTTTGGAGAAGCGACAGTTGGTCTTCCTGGAGGTTGTGACCTTGGTCCTCGTCCGATTGATCTCCATCTCAAGGCTTTTGAAGCGATGGGAGCTCATATGACCATGGAAGGCAATTATATGAAATTGTCAACGGATGGCAAGCGCTTGGCTGGAGCTAGTATTTACATGGATACCGTTAGTGTCGGTGCCACGATTAATACGATGTTGGCCGCAGTCAAGGCTGAGGGGCGTACGGTGATTGAAAATGCGGCACGTGAGCCAGAAATCATCGACGTAGCGACCCTGCTGAACAATATGGGAGCTCATATTCGTGGGGCTGGGACTGACATTATCACGATTGAAGGTGTGGACAGCCTTCATGGAACGCGTCATCAGGTTATTCCGGATCGGATTGAAGCTGGGACCTATATTTCTTTGGCAGCAGCAATTGGACAAGGTGTCCAGATAAATAATGTTCTTTATGAACATTTGGAAAGTTTCATTGCTAAGTTAGAAGAAATGGGTGTGCGCATGACCATTTCAGAGGATAGCATCTTTGTAGAAGGGCAGAAGGATTTAAAGGCTATTAACATCAAGACTTCGCCTTATCCTGGTTTTGCCACTGATTTGCAGCAACCGATCACTCCGCTCTTGCTGACCGCTCATGGTCATGGAAAAATCGTTGATACCATCTATGAGAAACGGGTCAACCATGTCGCTGAATTGGCAAAAATGGCTGGTAAAATCTCAACCGCTAGCAATCAAATCGTCTATGAAGGACCAAATCAACTGCAAGGTGCTTCTGTCAAAGCAACGGATTTGCGTGCAGGTGCAGCCTTGGTGATTGCTGGTCTGATGGCACAAGGCCGAACAGAGATTACCAATATTGAATTTATTTTACGCGGTTATTCCAATATTATTGAAAAATTAAGAAGTCTGGGTGCTGACATCCAGCTCATCGAAGAATAA
- a CDS encoding GNAT family N-acetyltransferase has product MNLWTQLAAFSFIETEHSFLRPILFGDAKSLYKIASNPDNTEFIFPTESSLQESEYVIANYFMKNPLGIWAICDKETNEMIGSIKFEKMDEIKKEAELGYFLRKDYWGQGLMTEVVRELVFLSFTTFDFKRLTIITHEENLASQKVAQKAGFKLFRQFKGSDRYTRRMRDYTEYRYEKGDFNE; this is encoded by the coding sequence ATGAATTTGTGGACACAGTTAGCAGCTTTTTCTTTTATTGAAACGGAGCATTCGTTTTTACGCCCGATTCTTTTTGGAGATGCAAAATCCCTTTATAAAATTGCTTCTAATCCGGATAATACCGAGTTTATTTTTCCGACTGAAAGTAGCTTACAGGAAAGTGAATATGTCATCGCCAATTATTTTATGAAAAATCCTTTGGGAATTTGGGCAATTTGTGATAAAGAAACGAATGAAATGATTGGTTCCATTAAATTTGAGAAAATGGATGAGATAAAAAAAGAAGCGGAGCTAGGATATTTTTTGAGGAAGGACTATTGGGGACAGGGCTTGATGACCGAAGTTGTCCGTGAATTGGTTTTTCTTTCCTTTACGACATTCGACTTTAAGCGTCTAACCATCATCACGCATGAAGAGAATCTAGCTAGTCAAAAAGTTGCACAAAAAGCTGGTTTTAAGCTCTTCCGTCAGTTTAAGGGGAGCGATCGCTACACGAGAAGGATGCGAGATTACACCGAATATCGCTACGAAAAAGGAGATTTCAATGAGTAA
- the spxR gene encoding CBS-HotDog domain-containing transcription factor SpxR: MSKHQEILAYLENLPIGKRVSVRSISNYLGVSDGTAYRAIKEAENRGIVETRPRSGTVRVKSKKVVLEHLTYKEIADITGSEVLAGEKGLEKEFNKFSIGAMTEQNILHYLNEGGLLIVGDRTQIQILALENENAVLVTGGFEVDPEVLKLANRIEIPVLRTKHDTYTVATMINRALSNIQIKTDILTVEQVYRASHEYGFLHDTDTVRDYLDLVRRNRTSRFPVVNQHQMLVGVVTMRDAGDKSPLTTLDRVMTRTIFMTGLSANIANISQRMIAEDFEMIPVVRGNQTLLGVITRRDIMEKMSRSQISSLPTFSEQVSQKIHRQEDVFSFTVEPFMLEQNRVLANGVLTEIITRITQQLMTRSGRSLIVDQMMIHFFQAVQIDDVLQIRPRIIHQTRRTAVIDYDIYLDSLFVAKATITVKIN, encoded by the coding sequence ATGAGTAAACACCAGGAAATTTTAGCTTATCTTGAAAATCTTCCAATTGGCAAGCGGGTCAGCGTTCGGAGTATTTCAAATTACTTGGGTGTCAGCGACGGAACTGCCTACCGAGCAATCAAGGAAGCTGAAAATAGAGGAATTGTCGAGACCAGACCCAGAAGTGGGACTGTCCGAGTCAAGTCGAAAAAAGTTGTTTTAGAGCATCTGACTTATAAGGAGATTGCTGATATTACTGGCTCAGAGGTACTTGCCGGTGAAAAAGGACTAGAAAAAGAATTTAACAAGTTCTCAATCGGAGCGATGACCGAGCAAAATATCCTACATTACTTAAATGAAGGCGGTCTTCTTATTGTCGGGGATCGGACGCAGATTCAGATTTTGGCTCTTGAAAATGAGAATGCCGTGCTGGTAACGGGAGGTTTTGAAGTCGATCCAGAGGTTTTAAAACTGGCCAATCGCATTGAAATTCCCGTCCTAAGAACCAAGCACGATACCTATACCGTGGCGACCATGATTAACCGCGCTCTGTCCAATATCCAAATTAAAACTGATATTTTGACGGTAGAACAAGTTTATAGAGCCAGTCACGAATATGGTTTCTTACATGACACAGATACAGTTCGTGATTATCTGGACTTGGTTCGTCGTAATCGGACCAGTCGTTTTCCAGTCGTTAATCAGCATCAAATGCTGGTTGGTGTCGTGACGATGCGGGATGCGGGAGATAAGTCTCCTTTGACCACCTTGGACAGGGTGATGACTCGCACGATTTTCATGACTGGACTATCGGCGAATATTGCCAATATCAGTCAGCGCATGATTGCAGAGGATTTTGAGATGATTCCGGTGGTACGTGGCAATCAGACTCTCCTTGGAGTGATTACACGTCGGGATATTATGGAGAAAATGAGTCGCTCACAGATTTCCAGTTTGCCGACCTTCAGCGAGCAGGTGAGTCAGAAGATTCATCGCCAAGAGGATGTTTTTTCTTTCACTGTCGAGCCTTTCATGCTGGAGCAAAATAGGGTCTTGGCTAATGGCGTCCTGACTGAAATTATCACTCGGATTACGCAGCAGTTGATGACAAGAAGCGGCCGCAGCTTGATCGTCGATCAGATGATGATCCATTTCTTTCAAGCAGTTCAAATTGATGATGTCCTGCAGATTCGGCCCCGCATTATTCATCAAACGCGGCGAACAGCAGTGATTGACTATGATATCTACTTAGATTCGCTATTCGTTGCCAAAGCGACGATTACTGTAAAAATTAATTAG